atcctatttgtcaacacgtccttaaatgtaggaaccaactttctctcagctttgtctattatatatatatatagatttttaacaattaggtttttttaaaaatgcttAATTTAGTTCTCAAGGTGTTCTCaaccaaattatgaaaaacacaaaaattgatttcaGAATTATGGTGTTTTAAGGCTTATCATATGGTTGGCTCTTCTGTAGTACTTTCGACTCTAACCCACAAAGACGTTATTCGAGTTCTAGATAATACAATGTTTTGAATGCTGGGGGAATGAGAAGCCCTGATACGCAAGAAATAGTCagttttgaaaaacaaaatgtcttatctcctatgatgcacggacacggacacggacacggacacgacACGGACACTGATACGGCgatacggcaatttttgaaaaacaaggacACGACACGGCATggacacggcaattaaataattaattaaattttatatttaggcatatttttagtcataaaatacgtttatgtctagaatttaaattatctaagaactacaaataagtaaactaacactcaaagtagtacaataatacacataaaatgtttaaagtacaaaccaaaagtttaaataagcTACATTCAAAAGCTATcatattcattttcaatttatactttcagtatttattttagtaaaatcatctataatatttaagtttaactttaataaattaataaaactatagaaataacaatattatattataacaaTTAACAACATTATATTTGGCACATAATGACAATAATAACATTACATTATATCTCACACTCACAAAGTGACAGTGATAgtgggatttaaaaaaaaaaaaaaaaaaaaaaaaaaaaaaaaaaagcaaaagcacGTTGTGCTTATAAATAGTCACTTATAATAAGTGACTATTTATAACTGATCCGTTCACCCAATGACCCAAACGTCACCGGCcaaatatctaaaataaaataaaccaaaaaaaacacaacaacaacagagagagagacggtACGTTAATGGAGGTCGGGGACCCGATGTCcacgccgagagagagagagagatcgggaGGGGACTGGGCACGGCGGCGACGTCTATGGAGCTCGCCGATCGGCCCGATCTAGCTCCGGCGATGGACGAGAGGGCaacggcggcggcggcggcggcggcgagCGAGAGGTCGAGAGGgagggtgggtgggttgagaagTGAGAAATTGAGAATCTGAGATGTGGGTTTCGGTCTGACTTGAGAATCTgtgattttcttctcttttttcttttttttttccactgctGCCGTGTCGGCGCCGCGTCAGAGCCGCGTCGGCGCCGCGTCGGAGCCGTGTCGGTGCCGTGTCGgagaagcgaaaaaaaaaaaaaaaagagacactGCTTGGACACCGGAGTCCGGCGAATCGTACCGGTTCCGGTGTCCGATACGTGTCGGACACCGACACGATGCCAAAAAATGGCGTGTCGGTGCAACCCAGCTTATCTCCGCACATTTGGGACAATTTAGCAAAATTCCAATGTTTACTGACTTGACTGATTAAAATATCGATCAGCATCATTCATACACTAATCGCTTTCGGAGTAGAACGTATCCAAGTGAAATACTCCTATATCTGGAATCTaaagattattattaatgattaatgaattttaaagTCCGCCAACCACGATTGAGTTATTAAGAAGAAACcctgcaaatttttttttttttgagaaaaaataaaccaTATGATGTACAACCCACATCTTGTCTTGCTAGGAAGGAAGTATTCGGGCCAACCACACTGCTGATTATTATCGAACACCTGGAAATTTACAACCCACATCTTTTCTTGCTTGTAATCTTAAATCTAATTCCTCGTCATATATTGAGACAAAATTGTACTAGGGTAGCAAAGTATAAGATTCATAAGATATTTACAACCCGCATCTTGTCTTGCTAGGAAGCTTAGTACAAATTTCACTGATGCCTCCTCCcatatattgacaaaaatttGTGGTGGAGCCGTGGAGGACAATATTGAATACCCAAGTTTTTTCCGTGTTAGGGTTGCAATGAATAAGAATATCCCTGATAGGACTGGTTACATTTATTTATATCATAATTCTACTCTAGGCAGACTATAGTCACAAAATATTTGGAGAGGAAAATGGAAATAAGGATGGAAGATGATAATATAAAAGAACTCCATGACGCATCAGAGAAAGGGTGTGTGGTCACGTTGCACAGATTGATCCAGAAAGATCCACACATCCTTGATAAAATTTCATTGACCCCTTTCAATGAAACTCCATTACATATATCAGCTTTGCTTGGCCAAGTTGATTTTACTAGAGCTCTTCTAACTCTAAAAACTCAGTTGGCTATGGATTTGGACTTCCATAAACGTTGTCCACTTCACTTGGCCTCTGCTAGTAGTCATGTAGAAATCGTCCATGCACTGTTACGTGCAAATGAAGATGCATGTCTGGTTTGTGATCAAGATGGAAGAACTTCTCTTCACTATGCGGCCATGAGAGGAAAAGTTGAGGTTGTGAAGGCATTGATCTTTGCAAAGCGTGATTTAACTCGAGTTGTATTCGATGGGGGAGAGACTGTTTTGCACTTATGTGTTAAGTATAACCAATTCGAGACTCTGAAACTATTGGTGGAAACCGTGAAAGATGACGGGGAATTTATTAATTCCAAAGACCATGACGGTGGCAACACTATCTTGCATATAGCGGTGATGTTAAAGCAAATTGAGGTTtgtctttatttcttttatatataagcCTTTAAGGCCCAAACCCACTAAAAGGAGTGTTGTCTCTTCACAACTAGGTAACTTAGGCACTAATTAATAatcttagacaatattttatgtgtgtgtgtgtgtatatatatatatatgttgattaTCTCctaatatttacatttttattaagCACATATGagtgtttgtgaattgtgagtTTATATGCTattggggaaatttttttttttttttttttatgtattgttTTTACTAGCTTGTGTTTcgtatagaaaataaaaaagcttaaAACTATAATGTTACAATTTCTTGCAGATTGTAAAATTCTTGCTTTCGGTTTCCAAAGtgaaagaagaagcaaatgctCTAAATTGGATGGGTTTTACAGCTTTAGATGTCTTAGAGCATAGTCCAAAAGATTTCAAACGATTCACCCTTCAAAACATTTTAATGGATGCCGGCGTTGAAAGAGCAAATAACCAAAATAATCTTCCACCACCATCAGCTACCATGATTGGTCACCATGAATCAGGGAAACCAACACAATCAAGCAAACAAAGGTCGAGCCAATTTGTGTACTTGAAACATAAGGGTAATTGGATAGAAGAGATGCGTGGTGCATTAATGGTGGTGGCCACTGTGATCACAACAATTACTTACCAACCTGCACTCAGTCCCCCTGGTGGAGTTTTGCAAACCGACATAAAGAATTCCACTGAAATTATTGCATGCGGTAATACAACATGTAAGGCTGGAACTTTGGTGTTAGCCTATGGTGATCACGAAAATATGTTCGTTCTGTTCTTACTTTGCAACTCCATTGCTTTTACTGCATCTCTCAGTGTCATCTTTTTGCTTATTAGTGGAGTCCCTCTTAAGAATAAATTTGTTATGGTCATCTTGACACTAGCCATGTGTACCACTCTCACATTCTTGGGCTTAACCTATGTACTGGCATTCCATTTGCTGATCCCAGAAGAGATTAGGCAAAAACATAAGGTTAAGGTGCTCTTACCAATTGGTGTTTTGGCTTGTTTGATTCTTCTTGTGCTTCTAATTCACACAATTCGCTTGCTCTATTGGCTGGTATGTAAGATCTGCAAGTCCGTGTTTACATGCGCGAAGACGCTAATTTGTTGAACGAACCAGAATGGATGGACTCGTCTCTGAGATGGGAGATTGCAATTGCTATTAGTAAGTGGACGAAGGTCATTAGGACTTCAATTAGAAATTATTCCAGATTTCTGTAATTTATAATGGCTACTATCAAACCATATGATCATATGTATTTGGTTACATTTTTATGAGTTTATGTGATGAATTAGAGACATTAATATGTCAaaactttttctctatttttaataaagacTAGTAATGATGCTTGAAATGAGGTGTGAAAATCTAGATTGGATATTTTTATGTAGTTATTGGATCCTCGTCACATATTCTTGGCACTCCAGCTGTCTGTATGACGTTTGCTGTCAAGTTCCTCATGAATATGGTTCTCTTACTAAGAATAAGAAAtgtttaattcttattggaatcattatgaaaggaaaaaaaaaatcatgacctCAAGGGCGGCTACCTTATGTTCAGGGGTTGAATAGAACCTCCGTCTTGAGATAGCACTTGTCTACATTACACTTCCATCTTGTAATTGAATCTTACCTCATATTCTTTTAAACTCCTTTCGTAGTTAACTTTGCATGAAAGTATTTTTctgataaatttatattttacatttgaattAGGAGAACTGAATTGAACTAATTTCTGGGGGGaaaaataatctttttctttttctattcatAAAGGACGATGTTGTTTGCATTAAAGGTAATCATTATACATACTTGAGAGTGTACTTGTGTCAGGTTAGGTTCGGTTGGATTAGGGATTTTCTTAGATTGAAAATGCCCCAAACCTAACCTAACCCATGACAACTCTAAAAACAAACCCAACCTAACTTGCAAGGATTAGCTTGAGATCATTTTATCATATGTAATAAAACAATTGGGCTTTCATTCAACTATATAAACAtattattcaataaattattGCAATTTCACAATTAGTCGTAATACTCTAATTTCATCAAAATTAAGTctaaaaatagttaaataaatcaaactactAAATTTAATGTAAgtctctaaataaataaaattcatatataaataaaaattaatagaacTATTATAATAGTTAGGTTGAGTCAGAATACTcaagttgaaaattttacaaatctaACCACAAGTCCATGACCCAAATCAAGCTTCAAACAAAAATCAGGATGATAAGACAAATTGAAAATCCAACTCATCAACTCACCAAAGAACAATTTAATAGTCCGTTTGAATTGAGGGGAAGTAAAGTAGAGTTAATCTAAAATTAGCATATTTTCAATCCAAACAGGCCTTAAAGTGTCACTCGTCAAATCGAGTTAGGCTCATTCAGGTGGTCAGTGGGTTAAATGCACAGcattctatattttcttttagaaatacAGATGGACCTTATTATCTTACTTGGTTATTCTTGTGTACATTAGCATTATCGGTTCAAAGAGTTTGACATCAAGTCATGGACACAAATTTTTGACCCTTTAGACCTTTGCAACCAAATTTTATGTAGAAAACTGACTCTAACCACTTGTAAAATTCATACTAGGGAATAATCGTACaatttacaagaaaataaaaaggaaaatacatTTAGTAGTAGACAGAACTAACAAAAGggtaaaaaaatgaaagagacaTAATTTTTCTCTAAAGCAAGATAGGATTCAAGTGACGATCGATCTACGTACCCTTTTAATCATCTTTGTTTGTTGATTTGCAGCCTGACACTACTTTCTTTGTATCCAACTTTGCTTTGCAGGTTTCCTTTGATTTGGGGGAAAAAGAAAACTGATAATAATATTGACATGCTCACCtaatatgctatttttttgtGAATCATGTAGAAACTAGAATGGTGTCAGAGCATAATAAGCCTCTTGAAACAAATTAAACTGagtatgtatttttatttttatgtaatgaaaatgaaaatataaaaatattaatgtaaaTCCACGTATGCATCTTGCCtgtctaaaatataaaaatctgcTCAAAAACCTTataattcaactagttgctgtAGAAACATTTAGGGTTTAATTCTCTCCTCCcactattaaattatcaaaacaaaatgcaTACATTCAGTTGCATTCCCTATACACACAAGTATCCAGGATCTGCTAAACTCAGCTCAGCAAATCAAATTTTACTTCAAGAAATCTTTGTGCGAGATTCAACCTTTAATTATGGCTGAAATAAGGATCAATAAAACCCCAAACGTCCAGTCCATTTAAATTGGACTTTCGGCCTCCACACAAACCCCACCTGTCTAGGCCAATCCGGCTCCTAAAGATGTCTCCCCCAACATTAAAATCAAAATCTATACACTTAAGCCCATCACTAGCTTATGCTTTAGCAGCATGGGCTCCCTATTATACTCACTCTAGTCTAGACCGTCCTTATTTCCAGCCTCCCAACCCATGTGTTTGAGGTTGAGAGGGTAGATGGCTCGGGCCCTAGGCCTACTTCTTCCTCTTATTAAAACTTTTTCTTATtcataaaaacaataataataaactagCCTCTAAACAcgcgctcacgcgcgtgctcagaggttcttttatttttggggtaagggttaatttagagtatttattataatttaaaattattacatttttcaatcacaaaaaaaacttaggggtgtgatgaaaaattatttcacctgctaacgcataacactcatcacacccctagtttttttttttgtgatcgaaaaatgtagtaatctcaaattataataaatactctaaattaacccttaccaaaaaaatagaagagcctcacgCGCGTACTTAGAGTCTAGTACATGTAATAGTTTTTGTAAAGTCTCTCACCCAAATTTATCTAATATTTCATTCTAATGACTCctcaatgcaatccaaaaaatttgtgcGTACGTCAACctgagagagataaaagaattagggttaaaccaagtatttttttaaaaaaattaatcaacaaccaaagttagaatttaactttatcatggactctttaaaatctaatcaccacatcatcaactatttaaataaataactaaataaaaaaaaataaaatgtaacgccaaaaacatatacaatgatggtaaaaaaaaaaactaaaaaactttaatgCCAAAAACACTAAAAGAGAATCAAATAAACACCAATTAACTTCATATCAGAGGAGAAagtgaataattaattaattttttattaaaaatgagatttATCAACCTAGATTGGAAATGTAAGCCTCAGAAGTTTATCTGTAGGCTGTTCCttgtagagaaagagaaataggtgtccattaatttttttttttttttaaaggagagagaaagagaaatagatgtccattaaaaaaagaaaagaaaaaaaaaaaaaaaagagaaataagtcAATCCGTGGGGTTGGTGACTTTTATGGGATAAGTCCTCAATTTGTGGAAGATATCTATGAGTagttttggttaattttaaaattttggaataaaGAATGGTGAGACATGTGATGATAAGGGTGAAAATGAGGAAATCAGATAAAAGTAGATTGGTGGGAGGGAAGAGAGATAAatggaaggtttttttttttttttggtaagtggGGTGGgaagttttttttgttattagaaattagaagtAGGTGTGTTGGTCAAAAAGATAAACAGgcgtggaattttttttttttttttcctgtttagTGGAAAGTTAAAAGGAGATTTTTGTggtagttttgtgtttttgtatgaCTATCAATACGTGGGGTggggtgttttttttaaataataataatgtattttaaaaaacaataaaaatgggTTGGTGggagagtgttcctattttataggcaatattttagtgcaatgTCTCCTCAATGCAATCCAAAACATTTGTGCGTACGTGAACCTGAGAATGataaaagaattagggttaaaccaagtatttttttttaaaagaaatttaatcaacaaaccaaagttagaatttaactctatcatggactctttaaaatctaatcaccacatcatcaactatttaaataaataactaaataaaaaaataaaatttaacgccaaaaacatatacaatgattgttaaaaaaaaaaactaaaaaactttaacaccaaaaacatatacaatgaaggtaaaaaaaaaaaaatcttaaaaagaaaaaaaaaatacatagaaggaaaaaaaaaaagttaggaaatagaagataaagattttttagaatttaactcactctttaaaatctaatcaccacatcatcaaatatttaaataaatagctaaataaataaaaaatttaacgccaaaaacatatacaatgaaggtaaaaaaaaatttcttaaaaagaaaaaaaaaagtgaggaaatagaagataaagattttttagaattaaaaactttaataaaagtCATTCataaactaaagaaaagaaaataaagaggaacttgcaaaagatagaacctgaaaatttgttggttgaATACTTCTTTTGTAGTATTAGGCATCTCTGTCTTTGGATCACAATACCTACAACATGAAATGACAATTCATTAAGAAGTACAGTGGTAGAGTATATGAAGGaaccattcatttcaaaattacatttaaaaaaaaagaagaaaaaaaaaagttaacgtgatacatataaaaacaaaaaagtaaagctcaaagaaagtcaatcataaaccaaaaaaaacaaaacaaaaaggaacttgcaaaagatagatCCTAAAAATTTGTTGGAGCCTCTGACAAAAGGCAAAAGGCAAACAATCagcaacaaagaaaagaaaacaaagaggaattTGCAAAAGATATAACCTGAAAATTTATTGGAGCCTATGacaataaatgtctttaatctgaagaaaaagaaatgatgaTGTAGAGTTAAACTAAATAtcttcaatctgaagaagaatgagagatagaaagtaaaatagaaactgcaaagcgtacgtgagtttgtgggttttagagtgtaggagttttaatttacatatttatcctcgttagttgaaaacttgtaagtggatatgatgAGGGTACCTTAGGCATCtaaaatgtggaatccaaataAGAGAAAccctttaaatagtagtatagataaatgaaaaagttaGGAGATGTCATAAAGGCATTGATTTAGAAAATAAtgttagaaactttttatgtggaaaaaaaagtaaatgatttttttcacaattttgtatatttcttataaaatttatattaaaattttcttaaaatagttcatGAACAAATACCCTAAAAAGACCTATTAATCaaacctataaataaataaaataaaattactaagCTAAATCttctcaaacaaaacaaaacaaaatcattgTGCTTCATAAATAGAAACCCCAATACAATACCTCTTTTGTGGGTTTTATGAAAGAGCTCGCCTATATAGGCCAATCTActctttgttaattttgaaattaggaAAGTCACGAGTTTAGTGCATTTTAGAAGTGCGTGGATTCACATGTGATTGTCCTTTGCAAAAACTCTATAATCACAgtctttttttacaaatttttttccacAATTGCATAACTTTTTCCAATAAATCTATAATTACAATCATTTTTACCATTTCTTCTACAACCGTTGAGTTGACcatttataaatagtagataataaAATGATACTAGACTGAGACAAGCCttataatatgaattttatctttttgcaACACATGGCAAAAGGCCATAGGTTCTTAATATCATGTCTCCCGCACTCCCACACACTAGATCTAAACTCACCCCAACTTATGGATAAGGGTTCCCACATCACTCACGAGTCACACCCTTCAGACATACGTTGACAAatcacaaaaaccaaaaaaaaaaaaaaagatatccaTCAAATGATCCAAAATCCCAAACTACCCCTAATCCATGACCTCCACGTGTCAGTTCCTCCCTCCATTCCCTCcccttctctctcctctctctccctctcaaatcTTCACCTAATAAAACCTCTCATTGCCGGTAGcccacttctctctctcactctctcactctctgtaCGGACAAAaatcactcactctctctctctctctcatattttctttctctctctaaaaggtatatatataaatagtgtGTTTCTATGTATGAATTTCTGATAATTTTGATCTAGAATCGTAGACCCtagaattttcttctttttgtttttcttttcttttcatctccGGCGAGATCCGAACTCTCCGGGGAGATTCACCGGTGGACGATGCTCCACTCTCCGGTAAGGTTCTCTGGTAAATTCAGCTGCTTTAACAAGAAATGTTAGATCCTTTCGTTTCGGTTCACCTCCGATCCAAAACCTGGTTCCACAAGAGgaaaaagaactagaaaaaatttcgaatcaaattttgttaaacTTCTATTTTTGTACCATATTTCATAGATTTTTTGTGCTGGGTTTTTTGTACAGTCCGTACAATTAGGGTTAGGCTTAGGCTTAGGCTTTTTATTCTTGAAGTTTCCAATTTGGGGGTTTTTTAGTATTAGATTTTGTACATATTATGGTTAAATTGTTGAATTAGAGctgaaattttgaattgaattgaattttgtgaaaattgtaAATTTGGGGGAAAAGTGGCTAAGATGAATTTGAGTGCTACCGAGGAGGAATCGCCGTCTACGGCGGCTGCCTCTGCTAAAGAGGTTCATATTCCAGCCGAGATTGACTGGGAAATGCTCGACAAATCGAAGTTTTTCTTCCTCGGTGCTGCACTATTTTCGGGTGTGTCGGGGATGCTATACCCGATTGTGGTGTTGAAAACTAGGCAACAAGTAGCTCAATCAGAAGTGTCTTGTATCAGGACTGCTTTTTGGATTGTAAGGAATGAAGGGTTTAGGGCATTGTATAGAGGCTTTGGAACTTCCTTGACGGGCACAATTCCAGCCCGGGCGCTTTACATGACTGCATTGGAGATTACAAAGAGTAATGTAGGCTCGGCCACGGTTAGGTTAGGGTTTCCAGAGCCTACAGCCGCCACGATCGCCAATGCAGCTGCAGGGTTGAGCGCCGCGATGGCTGCACAACTTGTTTGGACTCCAATTGATGTGGTGAGCCAAAGATTGATGGTTCAAGGTTGTAGTAGtagtaatagtagtagtagtagtagtagtggttgTGGTGGGAATTTGAATTCACGTGTTGCTAATGTGTCGGCGTGTAAATATGCTAATGGGATCGATGCATTTAGGAAGATTTTGAATACAGATGGGCCAAGGGGGTTGTATAGGGGGTTTGGGATATCGATATTGACGTATGCGCCATCAAATGCAGTTTGGTGGGCATCTTACTCTATTGCACAAAGGATGGTTTGGAGTGGATTTGGGTATTACTTCTGCAAGAAAGATGGATATAGTAATGAGAATGGGGTGAACACAATTAGGCCAGATTCGAAAACTGTAATGGCAGTTCAGGGAGTCAGTGCAGCCATGGCGGGTGGTGTTTCGGCTTTGATTACAATGCCACTTGACACAATTAAGACCAGATTGCAAGTCTTGGATGGGGAAGAGAATGGGCGTCGAGGGCCAACTATTGCACACACAATTAGGAATTTGGTTAAGGAAGGAGGTTGGATGGCTTGTTACAGAGGATTGGGGCCTCGGTGGGCTTCAATGTCCATGTCTGCAACAACAATGATCACTACCTATGAGTTTCTGAAGCGAATGTCAACAAAGAATCAGGAAGCTGTGACATGAtgagatgaaaaagaaaagaggtcTTTTCTTTGATCTTTGTCTAAATCCTGTTTATTTTCTCTTACTTGTTTCTGTTGTTCTCTGTTTTGGCCTTTTTTTGGTTCTCCTTGTAGCCTGCTTTAATGGTTAACAATTGTAAGTCATGGcagattttatatataaatatatatatatatatatatatatatgaaataattCCTCTTTTATTTGTTCCTTCACTACAACTTATGTATTTTATCTCAATATGGTGTTATCCAGAACTTCTGGTTCATGTAATTTGCAAAGCTCAATAGCATAATTTTGGGTTCTCTTTGTGTTTATAAAACATTTGTTTCACTTTCCTTATGGGACTAGTTTAAAATAGTCAAGATTCCTTTTGTTGCAGATTCAATTGCTTATGGTCTTGGGAGTAATTGAATTTCTTCTGCAAGCATTTTGTTTGGTGTTTGGTGGATAGAAACTTAGGCATCACTTGGGGTTCCCatcaatgttttcttttttatcttttcatgATGTTATTGATTAATTGGCACATGATAGCTAGTGGTTGTGGATAACTTAAAGTAAATGGTGGGGAATACCTTGCATCTTGGATGGATGTGGGACTTCTGAGAGAATCTTTataagatttaaaataaaatcgtATGACCCTACCATATCAGTCTTAGCACTCactccaaaattttgattttatttataattagtAACTTATATTAAAATGTTTGGCTTATCTACTGCAATCTTATTAATGACTCGTTAAATATTTAAAGTTGGCTTATCTACTGCAATCTTGTTAATGACTCATGAATTATTTAATGTACTCCCTCTTCTTTTATGATCTGTGAATAGCTAATCTAATGGCCAAAATGGCTGAGGACACATATTTATCTCATAATTAAAGTCTCTAGTGTGTGTCCTAGTCATTTTGGCGGTGTATATATAGCATCTTCTTATATTAAATGCGAAAAAGAGGTAAGTTTCACCAAGCACTAAACTCATTTAGTATTAacgctttgtttgttttgctgaaaaattttctgtaaaaatagtttttcacatttttcaatgtttggtagcacatCAAAAACTAGTCAacagaaaactatctttagtcaatggaaaatcctaacaaaaataaagcttgttttttataagatgttttttatttttttttggaaaacaatctctctcccacggtacgctctctcactcttctcttttcttttctttcctcacaccctcactatCACTAACTTTGGTCTCTCATCTTCCAttgatctctctccctctctctctctctctctatatttctctttccttttatttcattcctctctaccaacttgcaaaagaaaaCATATTTGTAAcagtaattattttatttctctctatcaaaatctcaattctttactttgaatttcaaacctaatttatttgttctctaagaaatttttggtttgatggatttcaagtagaagttttttttgcacataaaagtactaaaaaaattttaaaaaaaatttaaaaaaataaaaaagaagaaagaatgaatgaatgaagtaaaagacaaattttaaacatagtgcctatatagctctttttttatacaagatagaatttctactctaacttaatctaaatgtatatatg
The sequence above is drawn from the Castanea sativa cultivar Marrone di Chiusa Pesio chromosome 5, ASM4071231v1 genome and encodes:
- the LOC142637461 gene encoding uncharacterized protein LOC142637461, with the protein product MNLSATEEESPSTAAASAKEVHIPAEIDWEMLDKSKFFFLGAALFSGVSGMLYPIVVLKTRQQVAQSEVSCIRTAFWIVRNEGFRALYRGFGTSLTGTIPARALYMTALEITKSNVGSATVRLGFPEPTAATIANAAAGLSAAMAAQLVWTPIDVVSQRLMVQGCSSSNSSSSSSSGCGGNLNSRVANVSACKYANGIDAFRKILNTDGPRGLYRGFGISILTYAPSNAVWWASYSIAQRMVWSGFGYYFCKKDGYSNENGVNTIRPDSKTVMAVQGVSAAMAGGVSALITMPLDTIKTRLQVLDGEENGRRGPTIAHTIRNLVKEGGWMACYRGLGPRWASMSMSATTMITTYEFLKRMSTKNQEAVT
- the LOC142636983 gene encoding uncharacterized protein LOC142636983, whose amino-acid sequence is MEIRMEDDNIKELHDASEKGCVVTLHRLIQKDPHILDKISLTPFNETPLHISALLGQVDFTRALLTLKTQLAMDLDFHKRCPLHLASASSHVEIVHALLRANEDACLVCDQDGRTSLHYAAMRGKVEVVKALIFAKRDLTRVVFDGGETVLHLCVKYNQFETLKLLVETVKDDGEFINSKDHDGGNTILHIAVMLKQIEIVKFLLSVSKVKEEANALNWMGFTALDVLEHSPKDFKRFTLQNILMDAGVERANNQNNLPPPSATMIGHHESGKPTQSSKQRSSQFVYLKHKGNWIEEMRGALMVVATVITTITYQPALSPPGGVLQTDIKNSTEIIACGNTTCKAGTLVLAYGDHENMFVLFLLCNSIAFTASLSVIFLLISGVPLKNKFVMVILTLAMCTTLTFLGLTYVLAFHLLIPEEIRQKHKVKVLLPIGVLACLILLVLLIHTIRLLYWLVCKICKSVFTCAKTLIC